From the Candidatus Hydrogenedentota bacterium genome, the window GCCGAGCCGATGGTGATTTTGATCTCTTCGGCGGTGCGTTCGCCGACCATCATGTTGTACGTGCGTTTGAGATGCTGGATGATGGCCTGGTCCATCTCGTCGCCGGCCACGCGGACCGATTTGCAGAACACGATGCCGCCAAGAGCGATCACGGCAACTTCGGTAGTGCCGCCGCCGATATCGACAATCATGCAGCCCTGGGGTTCCTGGACGGGAAGGCCCGCCCCAATGGCCGCGGCCATCGGTTCTTCGATGGTGAACACTTTCTTCGCGCCGGCTTGGGCAGCGCTCTCGGTCACGGCGCGCTTCTCGACGGCAGTGATGCCCGAGGGGACGCACACCGCCACGCGGGGCCAAGCCAGTCTGCGGCGATTGTGGACTTTCTGGATGAAATACCGCAGCATGGCCTCGGTAATCTCGAAATCGGCGATGACGCCGTCTTTCATAGGCCGAATAGCGACGATGTTGCCCGGCGTACGGCCGATCATGTTCTTGCCTTCGTTACCGACGGCGCGGACGCGTCCCGTATCTTTGTTCACCGCCACTACCGATGGTTCGCTCAAGACAATGCCCTGGCCTTTGACGTAGACCAATGTATTGGCAGTACCGAGATCGATGCCCATGTCGTGGGAAAACAATCCGGGAAGGAAGTTCAAGAATCGAAACACAATCTCACCTTTTTCCTATCGCTGGGATTCGCCCGCAAGGGCCGTCATAAGCCCTCTTATTATAAGGTTTTGAGCGGGATACAGTCACCCCGGGCGAATTATAGCAGAACGGCCTGCCAAGTCAAACAGAATTCCTGGGCGCCGCCTGCGTCCCCGGCCGCGCGTTGCCTATCGCGTTGCCGTTCCTGTTTCGCCATGGTGTCTCGCGCGGAGGCGGCAGCCCTCTTGCCGAAGGATGTGCGCGGCGGGCCCGCGGGTCTGTACGGCGCTTCGTGATCATTTATGGCCGGCCGGTCCGGCGGGTTCCAGAAAAACGCCTTGGGAAACCGCGAAGCCGGACATCGATCGTAAGGGTGAATAGCTTCAAGCCCCCTGCGCCGCTATTCGCCGCCTGCGTCCGGCCCGTACCACCGCGTGATGGCATCCATGATCTCGGACTCTCGCGCAACGAGGGGTTGCACGCGCCTGCCGGTGGCGTGTTGGGTGTCTTCAATAGCGATGAGGTCGAGGGGATTGGCCATGGCGAGCGCGATGGTGTCGGTGGTCGCGCGCAGTGGGATGCAGGCGTGCCGCGCGGCAAGACGGCCGGTGACGAGGCCGACGGCGCCAGGGTCGAAGGAGGCGTCTTTGAGACGTATATAGGGGAGGCGGAGTTGCCTTGCCAGTACTTGTGGGACAACCTCCTCTCCGGTAAAGCCTCTCTCGACGAGTATCGAGCCCAGTTTCCGCTGTGGGTCCCGTCGCTGGACCTCCAGGGCCGTCTCCAATTGCTCGTGCGAAAGGAGACCTGCGTCAACCAGAATTTCACCCATTCGCCGTGGCGCGCCCTGTTCGTCAAACGGGTGGATCTTGACCTTGCGGGTGCGTTCTTCGGCTGGAGACGCAACAGGGCCCGGCGGGCTTTCTTCCTGAGCGGGGAGAGCCTGCGGCGGCTCGCCTTCACGCGGCGCGGCGCCTTTTATCGAGGCCACCTCGTTTTCAAGCGCGTCCACGCGCGTCACAATATCGCGCATGGCGCCGGCGCATTCCTCGAGCAGCCGCTGCAACCCCGAGAATTGTTCCGCCAGAGCTGCCCGGAGCGATTCGGTCCCGCCTTCGGCGGTGACCTGGATGCGATGGCGCGTCTCGGTCAGCTGTTCGCCCAGGCGGCGCTGAGCGGCATCGACCTCAGATGTCCATGACTGGACAAGCGATTCGAGCCGTTCGAGGATATCTCTCGTCTGTTCTTCCATAGACGGATGCCGTGAATCCCGAAGCAGAAACGGGTCTTTGATTTCCCAGCAGATGGGCGCGCCCGGCCGACGACCTTCTGCTTCGTTTACAATGTAATTGTAAAGCCGACAGCCCGCGCGGTCAACCCGGCTCGTTCAACTAACGGCGGTTGTCAAGAACGCTCCGTACCGCAGGCCGGGCTGAAAAACGCGCCGCGGGGCGGGGATTGAACGGTCACGCGGCGCGGTGACGAAACCATGCCGCAGCCGGAAGAGTTGCGATGTTCATGCGTGAGCCGGGGGTCTGCGGCGCGCTGGCGCGGTCTGTTTTGCGCACCAAAAACAAAGTGAAGTATAGTACGCAGGTTTGTTCATCACACAGCGTTCGCATTTGCGCCGAAAGGAGCGGTTTACCATGAGTATCGGTTTGTTCTATGGGAGCACGAACGGGAATACGAAGCGCATCGCGGAGATGATCCAGGAGCAGTATCCGGGCGATGTCGAGCTGCACAAGGTGCACGAAGACTTCGACCCCGAAACGTTTGATCAATACGACGCCATCATTCTCGGCTCGCCCACCTACGGCCAGGGTTCGTTGCAGGAGGATTGGGCGGATTTCATCTGGGAGATGGACGACGTGGACCTCTCGGGCAAGAAAGTGGCCCTTTTCGGTTTGGGCGATCAGGGCGAGTATCCGAACAGTTTTGTGGATGCGCTGTTGGAACTCTACGATAAAGTGCACGAGCTTGGCGGCGAGGTGGTGGGCTCCTGGCCGACCGAAGGCTATGACTTCAAGCAATCCAAGGCGGTTGTCAACGGCGCATTCGTGGGGCTTGTTCTTGATGTCGACCGTCAAGCGGAACTGACGAAGGACCGTCTGACGCGGTGGATCAGCCAGATCAGCCAGGAACTCCAATAGCAGGCGGAACACCGGGATCGTGGCGCCGGGCGGCGCCATATGCTGAAGGGAGACAAGTAGAGACATGGCGGTTCTCATACTGATGGCGCAGATTGTGGCGCTGGGCGCACCGGAGGGGTTGCCGTTTGATCACACGCAGAACGTGGTCTACGGCGAGGCCCACGGGGTCGGGCTCCTGATGGATGTATTCGTGCCGCGCGGAGAAAAGAACGGGGCGGCCGTCATTGATGTGGTCAGCGGGGCGTGGTACTCCGACAGGGAGAAGCTCGTGGAGCACTGGGCCGCGGGCATGTACGAACTCCATTGCGCGAAAGGGTTCACGGTGTTCGCGGTGCGGCCGGGCTCGGTGTCCCATTTCACCGGCGAGGAGATGATCGGGCACATCCGAACCGCTCTTGACTATGTGCGCGAGCATGCGGACGAATACGGCGTTGATCCGAGCCGCATCGGGCTGGTGGGCGCATCGGCGGGAGGCCATCTGGCGGCGCTCGCCGCGGTGACCGCGACGCCCAAGACGCAGGTGCAGGCGGTAGCGGTGTTCTTTCCTCCCACTGACTTTCTGGATTGGGAAGGGAACGGGGATATGCCGGACTTCGAAGAGATCAGCCCGCTGTTCTTTGAGGATGGCGTGGAAGGGCATTCTGAAGATGAGGTCAAGGCCAAAGCAAGAGCGCTCTCGCCCGCGCGGCAGGTAGGCACGAACGTGCCGCAGTTTCTGCTCATTCATGGCGACGCGGACACGACGGTGCCGCTATTTCAATCGCAGACGATGATCGCCGCGCTCGAACGGGCAGGCGGCAAACCCGAACTCATCGTCAAACCCGGTGGTGAGCACCCGTGGCCCACTATCCGCGAGGAAGTGGCGGTCATGGCGGAATGGATGGCCCGGCAGCTCGGCGCGGCGGCCGCCGGCAGATGAGCCGGGCCCGCGGCGCGTTTGCCGGGGCAGGCCTCCAGCCGGCCCCTCACGCCCCTTTGGCAGCGTATTCGCGGCTCTCGAGCGCCGTCCCGTCGGCCAGAGCCATGTGCATGCGCATGGTGGCACGGTCGGCCTCGACCCGGATCAGGGTAGCGTTCGCGGGATCGTTTGCGCCGCCGATGGCGATGGGATAATCGCGCCCGGCCTCGGGTCCGTTATACGCGAACGTATGCGTGTGCCCCGAAATGGCCAGGTCGATTCCCGCTCCGTTGAGTGCCGCGACAATAGGGGCGCGGTAATCGTTTCCGCCCCCTGAAGCAGCGAGCGGGATATGGCTGAGAACGATCCGGAACGCAGCCTGCCGGAACGCGGCGCTTTTCACCTGTTCCGCCACCCATTCCGCTTCCTTCTCGAGATAGGGCTTGAAATTCACGAGGCCGAAATATTCGCCGCTCTCGTCCTTCTTGTCCTCTCCGCTGTCCAGCACGAGAACATGCACGGGTCCCCGCGTGAACGCGTAGTAGTAGCCGCCGGCCGGCGTGTCAACGTAGTCGAGGAGGTGGCGCGCATGCTGGCCGCGCGCCTCGTGGTTGCCGCGCACGAACACGAACGGCCGCGCGCCTTCAAGCGGCTTCGAGCACGGCTCGATAAACAGGCTCGTAACCTGCCCGTGCTCCTGGATGTGATCGAGGAGATCGCCGTTGGCCACCAGGAAATCAAAGGGTTTCTGCGCGGCAAGGGCGTGAAGGCGGGCCCAGGTTTCGGCGTTCCCGTGCACATCGTTGCACACCACGAATTCCACGCGGCTCGCATCGGCCGGAGGGGGCGTAAACTGCCGCACGGCATCTTGCACCTGGCCGCCGAAATCCACCTGATACGGTTCGAACCGGGCGATCTCGCGGGAGGCCACGCGGTAGTAATACGGCTGCCCGGGGGTCAAGCCGGTGAGTTGTATGCGGTGGATGAGGTCGCAGGCGTCCACGAGTCCATGGCGGCTGTTTTGAATCCGGTTTCCGAGTTCGGGCGTGGGCCCGTAATCGACCCAGCTCAGGCAGGGTTTGTCCGTGATCCACATGATGGTAGCCGCGTCCGGCGAGACGTTCTGCAGATAGGGCCCGGCGGCGATGCGCGGGCCTTGCGCCGCTGCTTCGGATGGTTCCTGGGCGGGCACGGGGCGCGCGAATACGGCGGCGGCGGTCAATCCCGCGGTCTTGAGAAACGTACGGCGGCTGGCAAATTCACGTGTCATGTCTTTCCTTTCCGTGATTCATACAAGGCTGCTGGATCCTGGCGGTAATATTCGCGAAACACGTCGTACATGTCCGGGTAAGACCTTTTGAGGCCGTCCGGACATTCGAAGAAGTATTCGGTGACCACGGCGAAGAATTCGGCGGGGTTGGTGGCGCCGTAGGGGTCGAGCAATCCCGGGCGTCCGCGGTCCACGTCGCTGCACAGTTTCTTGTAGGCCGCGCTGAGCACTTGCCCCCATCGCACACGCAGCGCGGGCGGCACATCGGGCGGGAATCCCTCGGCGTCGCCGTCTTGCAGGTCCAATTGATGAGCAAACTCGTGGAGGATGACGTTCTGGCCGTCATGCGGGTGGCGGAATCCCTCGTGCACGGAGTCCCACGCGAGCACGACGACGCCGCGCTGCCACGCTTCGCCCTCGCGCTCTTCTTCTCCGTGAATCGCGAACGTCTCGAGCCTCTGGACCACGGTCTTGACCACAAAGGCGCTGGGATACACGAGGACAGTCACGAGCGACGGGAAATAGTCCGTGTCGCGATGCAGAAGCAGCACGCAAGCCTGGCCCGCCACCGTGACCCGGATCTCGTCGGTCATGGGGATGCCCCGGCATCCCTCGAAATGTTTTTCACCGAGGAACACCTTGATGTGCTGTTGCAGCTCGTGCTGGTCATCCCACGGCAGGCAGCGGTAGTAGGGGACGTTCTTCTGGAGGAGCGTCACCCACGCGTCGGGAAACGGTCCAGCGCGGAGGTTTCGCCGCCGGCGGTTCTTGAATAAGGCAAACATTCTTCCCTCATGGTTGCGGTCTGCCATTGGACGCCGCATACTACCATGGAACAGACCGTTGGGCGAAGGGCAAGCAAGAATCCGGGGACCGGAAAGCGCGTGAGAGAATCCGGGGGAAGAGAGGGCATGCCAAAGACGGGACTATTCCGAGGTTTCGCGCAGCGGAACCGCGTAGTCCGTCCCTTCGGAAAGGCTTGCTGCTTTTGTTGCCCCCATGTGACGAGATAAGGAAAGACGGAGCACAATGCGAAATCTCATTGACCGCGAAGGAATACGGCAAATCCAGGAGGACATGGCGTTCATGTGCTCGACCGTCGGCACGCGTCTGGCGGGCTCGACCGAGGAGGAGCGGGTAGCCGATTACATGGCTGGCCGTCTTCGAGCGCTGGGCCTTGGGAACGTCGAGAAACTGCCGTTTTCCTGCAAACGGTGGCTGCCCGGCGCGGCGTCGGTGCGGGTCGCGCCCGACGGCCCGGTTCTGGACGCCCAGCAGGTCACGCATTCACCTGCCACGCCGCCCGAGGGCATCGAGGGAGCGCTGCTCTTCCTCGAGCCGGTGGATTGGGAAAATGGGCTGCGTTGCGGCGAACTGGACGGCAAGATCGGCCTTTTCCTGGGAGGATACGGCGAATCCGAACGCGTTTTCGCCGAGCTGCACCAGTCGGGGCTCGCCGCGCTGCTCTTCGTCGACACGCGCATGCAGACCGCCTGGCCCATCGCGAACGGTGTCGGCGAACGGTTCATGAAACATATTACGAAGCCTATGGCCTACCTCTCGCTGATGGATGCCTACGGTTTGGCGAGGGAGCGCGCTGCGCGGGTCCGGCTCACCTGCTCGGGCGTCATGAAGGATGCCACTTCGTGGAACGCCGCCGGCGAACTGCCCGGCGACGATCCCGGCGGGCGGGTAATTGTCGTAAGCGGTCATCTCGATTCCGTATCGATCGGGCAGGGGGCGGACGATAACGCCAGCGGCATCGCGGCGACGCTTGAGTGCGCGCGCCGGCTTCGCGGCGTCAAGCGAAAACACACGCTGCGATTCATAGGGTTCGGCGCGGAGGAACAGCTCTCGGTGGGTTCGAACCGCTACGTCAACGAACAGGCGGCCGACCTCGACCGCATCGCATGGGTATGCAATTTCGACAGTATCGGCGCGCACTTTGGCCTGTCCGAAGTCATGTGCACCGGCACGCCCGAGATGGAGGCGTACGTCCGGGGGATTGCCGATGCGCGGATGCAGTACGGGACCGCCTACGCGGATGTGTGCCCGTACCAGGACCAGTTCTGGTTCGCGGCGCGGGGCATCCCCGGTGTCTGGTTCAGCCGCAACACGCATCTGCCCGGCCATTGGTACCACCATTCCGAATACAACAATCTCGACGCGGTATCCTGCGAAGAGATCGCATGGACGTCCGAGACCGCCTGCGTCATGCTCGAAGAACTCGCGGGATCCAGCGCATGGCCGTTCCCGCGCGCCATCGCTTCGGACATGCGGGAAAAGGCGGATGGCTACCTGCGCGAACTGTTCTGACGTGCTGCGCGCCGCAGCCGGCGCTTTCGTTGAGAGGGCGATTCAATGACAAGACCACGAACCGGGGACCGTCGCGAGTTCCTGAACCTGGCTTATACCCTGGAGGCCCTCTTTCGTGTCCACGAAATCCAGGCCGCCGGAAAGGAGCAATCATGCCTCGAATGTGGCTTCGAACTCAGCGAGGATTCGTTCTGTCGCTGGCAATCGCGTTTGCCTCCCTGTTTACGTGTGTGACGCAGACCAGCGCCGAGGATTTATCGGTATTGCCCGATGAACTCGATGGTGTTCCCCGGGCGGGCATGATGCATGCGCATCTCATGGCGAGAGCGAACGCCGCGCTCGACGCGAAACTGGCCGGGTACGAAAAGCTAGAGACCCCGGAACAGATCGCCGAATACCAGCAGCGAATGCGGGCGTTTTTCGTGGAGCAGCTCGGCGGGTTTCCCGGCCGCACCCCGCTCAACGCCAGTGTTGTCGAAACGCAGCAGCGCGACGGATACCGCGTCGAAAAGATTATCCTCGAGAGCCAGCCCGGCCTCTATGTCACGGCCCTGCTCTACGTGCCCGAGGCGGAACCGCCGTACCCTGCCGTTCTGGTGCCTTGCGGACATAGCGCCGCCGGCAAGGCGCGGGACCTCTACCAAAGCGCGCCTATTCTGATTGCCAGGAACGGAATGGCGGCCATGTGCTACGACCCCATCGAGCAGGGCGAGCGGGTGCAGTTGTTCAATGCGGACGGCACGCCCTACGCCACGGGCGTGCTGGGTCATCAACTCATGGGAGTCGGATGCATTCTGCTGGGACGCAACGTGGCGACATTCCGCATCTGGGATGGCATGCGCTGCATTGACTATCTCGAGAGCCGTGATGACATCGATCCCCGGCGGATCGGTTGCACCGGCATCTCGGGAGGCGGAACCCTGACCAGTTACATCATGGCCCTCGACGACCGGGTCGCCGCCGCCGCGCCCGGCTGTTACATCACCAGCCTGCGCAGGCATCTGGAGACTACCGGTCCGCAGGACGCGGAACAGAACATCCACGCCCAGATCGCGTTCGGCATGGGCCACGAAGACTACGTCATGATGCGCGCGCCCAAACCCACGCTTATCATGACAGCGACGGATGACTATTTCGATATACAAGGCGCCTGGGACAGTTTCCGCATGGCCAAGCGCCTCTACGAGAAGCTCGGGTACGCCGAGCGCGTGGACCTGTTCGAGACGGAGGGCGAACACGGGTTTCCGCAGCCGATGCGCGTAGCCGCATGCCGCTGGATGCGGCGCTGGCTTCTCCACGTCGACGACGCCATCACGGAGGAGCCGTTCCCCATTGCCGCGGAGCAGGAAACGTGGTGCGCGCCCGAAGGCCGGGTCATGGCGCTTCCTGGAGCGCGCAGCACGTACGACATCAACATCGCGTACGAAGAAGAGCTTGCGAAGGCGCGAGCAAATCTATGGGCACAATCCGACAAGACGCAGGCCCTGCAAAACGTGCGCGCCGTCACCGGTATTCGCGCTCTTGAAGAACTGCCCGCGCCCCAATGGGAAAAGACCGGTTCGCTCGAACGCAACGGCTATCGT encodes:
- a CDS encoding rod shape-determining protein, with the translated sequence MFRFLNFLPGLFSHDMGIDLGTANTLVYVKGQGIVLSEPSVVAVNKDTGRVRAVGNEGKNMIGRTPGNIVAIRPMKDGVIADFEITEAMLRYFIQKVHNRRRLAWPRVAVCVPSGITAVEKRAVTESAAQAGAKKVFTIEEPMAAAIGAGLPVQEPQGCMIVDIGGGTTEVAVIALGGIVFCKSVRVAGDEMDQAIIQHLKRTYNMMVGERTAEEIKITIGSAFPLKNELEMQVKGRDQVMGLPKILTITSEEIRDALREPVGAIVDAVRVTLERTPPELSADIVDRGVVLAGGGALLRGLDQLLSKETGLHVTVAEDPLTAVVLGTGKYLEGLKNFQDEEV
- a CDS encoding flavodoxin; the encoded protein is MSIGLFYGSTNGNTKRIAEMIQEQYPGDVELHKVHEDFDPETFDQYDAIILGSPTYGQGSLQEDWADFIWEMDDVDLSGKKVALFGLGDQGEYPNSFVDALLELYDKVHELGGEVVGSWPTEGYDFKQSKAVVNGAFVGLVLDVDRQAELTKDRLTRWISQISQELQ
- a CDS encoding alpha/beta hydrolase — its product is MAVLILMAQIVALGAPEGLPFDHTQNVVYGEAHGVGLLMDVFVPRGEKNGAAVIDVVSGAWYSDREKLVEHWAAGMYELHCAKGFTVFAVRPGSVSHFTGEEMIGHIRTALDYVREHADEYGVDPSRIGLVGASAGGHLAALAAVTATPKTQVQAVAVFFPPTDFLDWEGNGDMPDFEEISPLFFEDGVEGHSEDEVKAKARALSPARQVGTNVPQFLLIHGDADTTVPLFQSQTMIAALERAGGKPELIVKPGGEHPWPTIREEVAVMAEWMARQLGAAAAGR
- a CDS encoding FN3 domain-containing metallophosphoesterase family protein — encoded protein: MTREFASRRTFLKTAGLTAAAVFARPVPAQEPSEAAAQGPRIAAGPYLQNVSPDAATIMWITDKPCLSWVDYGPTPELGNRIQNSRHGLVDACDLIHRIQLTGLTPGQPYYYRVASREIARFEPYQVDFGGQVQDAVRQFTPPPADASRVEFVVCNDVHGNAETWARLHALAAQKPFDFLVANGDLLDHIQEHGQVTSLFIEPCSKPLEGARPFVFVRGNHEARGQHARHLLDYVDTPAGGYYYAFTRGPVHVLVLDSGEDKKDESGEYFGLVNFKPYLEKEAEWVAEQVKSAAFRQAAFRIVLSHIPLAASGGGNDYRAPIVAALNGAGIDLAISGHTHTFAYNGPEAGRDYPIAIGGANDPANATLIRVEADRATMRMHMALADGTALESREYAAKGA
- a CDS encoding zinc-dependent peptidase; protein product: MFALFKNRRRRNLRAGPFPDAWVTLLQKNVPYYRCLPWDDQHELQQHIKVFLGEKHFEGCRGIPMTDEIRVTVAGQACVLLLHRDTDYFPSLVTVLVYPSAFVVKTVVQRLETFAIHGEEEREGEAWQRGVVVLAWDSVHEGFRHPHDGQNVILHEFAHQLDLQDGDAEGFPPDVPPALRVRWGQVLSAAYKKLCSDVDRGRPGLLDPYGATNPAEFFAVVTEYFFECPDGLKRSYPDMYDVFREYYRQDPAALYESRKGKT
- a CDS encoding M20/M25/M40 family metallo-hydrolase encodes the protein MRNLIDREGIRQIQEDMAFMCSTVGTRLAGSTEEERVADYMAGRLRALGLGNVEKLPFSCKRWLPGAASVRVAPDGPVLDAQQVTHSPATPPEGIEGALLFLEPVDWENGLRCGELDGKIGLFLGGYGESERVFAELHQSGLAALLFVDTRMQTAWPIANGVGERFMKHITKPMAYLSLMDAYGLARERAARVRLTCSGVMKDATSWNAAGELPGDDPGGRVIVVSGHLDSVSIGQGADDNASGIAATLECARRLRGVKRKHTLRFIGFGAEEQLSVGSNRYVNEQAADLDRIAWVCNFDSIGAHFGLSEVMCTGTPEMEAYVRGIADARMQYGTAYADVCPYQDQFWFAARGIPGVWFSRNTHLPGHWYHHSEYNNLDAVSCEEIAWTSETACVMLEELAGSSAWPFPRAIASDMREKADGYLRELF
- a CDS encoding prolyl oligopeptidase family serine peptidase, yielding MWLRTQRGFVLSLAIAFASLFTCVTQTSAEDLSVLPDELDGVPRAGMMHAHLMARANAALDAKLAGYEKLETPEQIAEYQQRMRAFFVEQLGGFPGRTPLNASVVETQQRDGYRVEKIILESQPGLYVTALLYVPEAEPPYPAVLVPCGHSAAGKARDLYQSAPILIARNGMAAMCYDPIEQGERVQLFNADGTPYATGVLGHQLMGVGCILLGRNVATFRIWDGMRCIDYLESRDDIDPRRIGCTGISGGGTLTSYIMALDDRVAAAAPGCYITSLRRHLETTGPQDAEQNIHAQIAFGMGHEDYVMMRAPKPTLIMTATDDYFDIQGAWDSFRMAKRLYEKLGYAERVDLFETEGEHGFPQPMRVAACRWMRRWLLHVDDAITEEPFPIAAEQETWCAPEGRVMALPGARSTYDINIAYEEELAKARANLWAQSDKTQALQNVRAVTGIRALEELPAPQWEKTGSLERNGYRIDKLILRPDAGIWLPALAFVPPNHDANAYLYLHAEGKQADAAAGGPLEQLAMQGHIVLAADLRGLGETLPSGEAAYNGHLGADWQDMYLAYGLGTSYLAMRAEDILICARFLQQYLETGSPNAVHLVSVGRAGPSALHAAALEPQLFASLLLRRSLASWSSVVRTPRAKRQLDNAVHGALKFYDLPDLLASLPPDRITVAEP